The following proteins are co-located in the Haloplanus sp. HW8-1 genome:
- a CDS encoding SRPBCC family protein, producing the protein MASYHRRTRVDAPLDAVWDFHSRVSGLEALTPDWMNLRIESVRGPDGEPDPEILEPGARIDASVRPLGVGPRQRWTSAITERERDGATAFFVDEMTDGPFRHWEHTHRFFADGAETVVDDRVVYALPFGSLGDAVAPLARVGFEPMFRYRHRRTRDLLEGTE; encoded by the coding sequence ATGGCGAGCTACCACCGCCGGACGCGCGTCGACGCGCCGCTGGATGCGGTCTGGGACTTTCACTCCCGGGTGAGCGGACTGGAGGCGCTGACCCCCGACTGGATGAACCTCCGAATCGAGAGCGTCCGTGGCCCAGACGGGGAGCCGGATCCCGAGATCCTGGAGCCGGGCGCACGGATCGACGCCTCGGTCCGTCCTCTCGGCGTCGGGCCACGACAGCGGTGGACCTCCGCCATCACCGAGCGCGAACGTGACGGCGCGACGGCGTTCTTCGTCGACGAGATGACCGACGGACCGTTCCGTCACTGGGAGCACACTCACCGCTTTTTCGCCGACGGTGCCGAAACCGTCGTCGACGATCGGGTCGTCTACGCCCTCCCGTTCGGCTCGCTCGGCGACGCCGTCGCTCCGCTCGCCCGCGTCGGCTTCGAACCCATGTTCCGCTACCGCCACCGTCGGACGCGTGACCTCCTCGAAGGCACCGAGTAG
- a CDS encoding sodium:solute symporter family protein produces the protein MSLQPLGIVFGYLVLALGIGLLAYRVGGSDAEDFYLASRTLGTLVLLFTTFATLLSAFTFFGGPNLAYAAGPEWILVMGVMDGVLFAILWYVVGYRQWLIGRAREYVTLGEMLGDRFASPGLRGLVAGVSLLWLFPYVMLQQMGAGEALRGLTGGAVPYWGGAAIITLFMIVYVMVAGLRGVAWTDTLQGLFMLSVLWIAVAWIVGDIGGVGAATRGMIAAEPDFAALGGGLYTPQFIVSSAITIAFGVSMFPQINQRFFVARSATVLKRSFALWPVLVLLLFVPAFLLGAWAAGLPIEVPEGANVLSVLLSEYTPGWFAALVVAGAMAAMMSSSDSMLLSGSSYFTRDLYRPFVDPDASDRREAWIARAGVAVFATLAFVASLTRPGTLIEVGDTAFSGFALLAPPVIVALYWEATTRDGMLVGIGVPQALYLAHVLGPATPVRVGGTTVDLLARSYGGWDVALAFMLLGGLLTVGVSLVSSPAVDEDATAFAVGGD, from the coding sequence GTGAGTCTCCAGCCACTCGGCATCGTCTTCGGGTATCTCGTGCTCGCTCTCGGGATAGGTCTGCTGGCCTACCGCGTCGGCGGCAGCGATGCCGAGGACTTCTATCTCGCCAGCCGAACCTTGGGGACGCTCGTCCTCCTCTTTACGACGTTCGCGACCCTGCTGTCGGCCTTTACCTTCTTCGGCGGGCCGAACCTGGCCTACGCGGCCGGTCCCGAGTGGATCCTCGTCATGGGCGTGATGGACGGCGTGCTCTTTGCTATCCTCTGGTACGTCGTCGGTTACCGCCAGTGGCTCATCGGGCGCGCACGCGAGTACGTCACGTTGGGCGAGATGCTCGGCGACCGCTTTGCCTCCCCCGGCCTCCGGGGGCTGGTCGCCGGCGTCAGCCTCCTGTGGCTCTTCCCGTACGTCATGCTCCAGCAGATGGGCGCCGGCGAGGCGCTCCGCGGCCTCACTGGCGGCGCCGTCCCCTACTGGGGTGGCGCCGCGATCATCACGCTGTTCATGATCGTCTACGTGATGGTCGCCGGCCTGCGCGGCGTCGCCTGGACCGACACGCTTCAGGGGCTGTTCATGCTCTCCGTGCTGTGGATCGCGGTCGCCTGGATCGTCGGCGACATCGGTGGCGTCGGCGCCGCCACGCGGGGCATGATCGCGGCAGAGCCCGACTTCGCCGCCCTCGGCGGCGGCCTCTACACGCCGCAGTTCATCGTTTCCTCGGCGATCACCATCGCCTTCGGCGTCAGCATGTTCCCCCAGATCAACCAGCGCTTTTTCGTCGCCAGGTCGGCGACGGTGCTGAAACGCTCTTTCGCGCTGTGGCCCGTGCTCGTGCTCCTCCTGTTCGTGCCCGCGTTCCTACTCGGTGCGTGGGCCGCCGGTCTTCCCATCGAGGTGCCCGAGGGGGCGAACGTGCTCTCCGTACTCCTCAGCGAGTACACCCCCGGTTGGTTCGCGGCCCTCGTCGTCGCCGGCGCGATGGCCGCGATGATGTCCTCGTCGGATTCGATGCTGCTATCGGGGTCGTCGTACTTCACCCGCGACCTCTATCGTCCCTTCGTCGACCCCGACGCGAGCGACCGCCGCGAGGCCTGGATCGCCCGGGCCGGTGTCGCCGTCTTCGCCACGCTCGCCTTCGTCGCGAGCCTTACCCGCCCCGGTACGTTGATCGAAGTCGGCGACACTGCCTTCTCCGGCTTTGCCCTCCTCGCCCCGCCGGTCATCGTCGCACTCTACTGGGAGGCGACCACCCGCGACGGCATGCTCGTCGGGATCGGCGTCCCACAGGCGCTTTACCTCGCGCACGTCCTCGGTCCCGCGACTCCCGTGCGGGTCGGTGGGACGACCGTCGACCTCCTCGCGCGCTCCTACGGCGGGTGGGACGTCGCCCTCGCGTTCATGCTCCTCGGGGGTCTCCTCACCGTCGGCGTCTCCCTCGTCTCATCGCCGGCGGTCGACGAGGACGCGACGGCCTTCGCCGTCGGCGGCGACTGA
- a CDS encoding DUF3311 domain-containing protein, translating into MRSIRDWLWIVAFVVLVTFSVPWFLWGTSTVVAGLPVWLWWHVGWMGLAAVVFALFTRHGWDRLMGVDSEVGLGVDSRPGRGGEP; encoded by the coding sequence ATGCGTTCGATACGCGATTGGTTGTGGATCGTGGCGTTCGTCGTACTCGTTACGTTCTCGGTTCCCTGGTTCCTCTGGGGGACCTCGACGGTGGTCGCCGGGCTCCCCGTCTGGCTCTGGTGGCACGTCGGCTGGATGGGGCTCGCGGCGGTCGTCTTCGCGCTGTTCACCCGACATGGCTGGGATCGACTCATGGGCGTCGATAGCGAGGTCGGACTCGGCGTCGACAGCCGGCCGGGTCGAGGTGGTGAGCCGTGA
- a CDS encoding PAS domain-containing protein, with translation MHEDPDADTDTGTLRTLGGESEEIYEVIFREMADAVFLIDVERTGDDYTFVFRRNNASHRHQTGLSEDEMRGQTPRELLGDEQGAAVAANYRRCVEKGDTIEYEETLGLPGGTSHWQTKLTPITEGGRVTRIVGVARDITDRKEREREMKRLHRRFETVLGTMSAAVFLKDTDGRYLMMNRACRELFDVEEQDIVELTDDDLLPPAVVEKARADDRHVIENGETIEIEETVPAATGNTVRLTRKSPVYDDDGEVVALCGVSTDITGQKRRERELQRLKERFELAVEGANLGLWDWDMTSDEVEFNEQWARMLGYSPDEIDSRIEAWERRVHPDDLDRVEDALDDHMAGETDLYETEHRMETADGRWKWIRDIGKIVERDEDGEPLRAVGIHLDVGERKEYERALERQRDNLEVLNQVVRHDVRNALQLVLAHADILEEYVGDDGEAHLRRILEAGREAVDIIRTAGDVTKVLLRSEAERTAIDVRPILEEQVDDARTSHERAIVSIEETIPNVEVLADDMLESVFRNLLNNAIVHNDKELPTITVSATAADEAVRICVTDNGPGIPDDQKERIFDEGEKGLDSQGTGLGLYLVRTLVDRYGGRVWVEDNEPEGSVFIVELPTCE, from the coding sequence GGTCTCTCGGAAGACGAAATGCGCGGACAGACGCCACGAGAACTTCTCGGCGACGAGCAGGGTGCGGCCGTCGCAGCGAACTACCGCCGCTGTGTCGAGAAAGGGGATACTATCGAGTACGAAGAGACCCTGGGCCTGCCGGGCGGAACCAGTCACTGGCAGACGAAACTCACTCCGATCACCGAGGGCGGGCGGGTCACTCGGATCGTCGGAGTCGCCCGGGACATCACCGACCGAAAGGAACGAGAACGGGAGATGAAGCGGCTTCACCGTCGGTTCGAGACCGTCCTCGGGACCATGTCCGCGGCGGTGTTTCTGAAGGATACCGACGGTCGGTATCTCATGATGAACAGGGCGTGCCGCGAACTGTTCGACGTAGAAGAGCAAGATATCGTGGAGCTGACTGACGACGACCTCCTCCCTCCGGCGGTCGTCGAAAAGGCCAGAGCGGACGACCGACACGTCATCGAGAACGGTGAGACGATCGAAATCGAGGAGACGGTTCCGGCAGCCACGGGGAACACCGTCCGGCTTACGCGGAAATCCCCCGTCTACGACGACGACGGCGAAGTCGTGGCTCTCTGTGGCGTCTCGACCGATATTACCGGACAGAAACGGCGCGAACGGGAACTCCAGCGTCTCAAGGAACGGTTCGAACTGGCCGTGGAGGGTGCAAATCTCGGCCTCTGGGACTGGGATATGACCTCCGACGAAGTCGAGTTCAACGAACAGTGGGCCAGGATGCTCGGATATTCGCCCGACGAGATCGATTCCCGTATCGAGGCGTGGGAGCGGCGTGTCCATCCCGACGACCTCGACCGCGTCGAAGACGCTCTGGACGATCATATGGCGGGCGAGACCGACCTCTACGAGACGGAACACCGGATGGAAACCGCCGACGGCCGCTGGAAGTGGATTCGCGATATCGGAAAGATCGTCGAACGCGACGAGGACGGCGAGCCGCTTCGAGCCGTCGGCATCCATCTGGACGTCGGCGAGCGCAAGGAGTACGAACGGGCCCTCGAACGGCAGCGGGACAACCTCGAAGTGCTCAACCAAGTCGTTCGCCACGACGTCCGTAACGCTCTCCAACTCGTACTCGCTCACGCAGACATCCTCGAAGAGTACGTCGGCGACGACGGGGAGGCACATCTCCGACGGATCTTGGAAGCGGGTCGTGAAGCCGTCGACATCATCCGAACTGCCGGCGACGTCACCAAGGTGTTACTCCGCTCCGAGGCCGAGCGCACCGCAATAGACGTTCGGCCAATCCTCGAAGAGCAGGTCGACGACGCGCGAACCAGCCACGAACGCGCCATCGTCTCCATCGAAGAGACGATCCCGAACGTCGAGGTGCTGGCCGACGATATGCTGGAGTCGGTGTTCCGGAACCTGCTGAACAACGCTATCGTTCACAACGACAAGGAACTTCCCACCATCACCGTTTCGGCGACTGCCGCCGACGAGGCCGTTCGGATTTGTGTCACGGACAACGGGCCGGGGATTCCCGACGATCAGAAGGAACGAATCTTCGACGAGGGTGAGAAGGGCCTCGACAGTCAGGGAACCGGACTGGGGTTGTATCTCGTCAGGACGCTCGTTGACCGCTATGGCGGTCGTGTCTGGGTCGAAGACAACGAGCCGGAAGGAAGCGTGTTCATCGTCGAGTTGCCCACGTGTGAGTGA
- a CDS encoding VOC family protein: MDVVDMDHVAIRVSDLDRALDFYHDLLGMEIRDRERYEGGEVPYVAVVAGGRHLHLVPTDEAFDVGGEHVCLLLRSDGTGTRAELDALLDDLRAAGVEVESGEPNERYGAYGRDWAAYVRDPDGRRIELKLH, translated from the coding sequence ATGGACGTCGTCGACATGGACCACGTCGCCATCCGCGTGAGCGATCTCGATCGGGCGCTCGACTTCTATCACGACCTGCTGGGGATGGAGATCCGCGACCGCGAGCGGTACGAGGGCGGCGAGGTGCCGTACGTCGCGGTCGTCGCCGGCGGTCGCCACCTCCACCTCGTGCCGACCGACGAGGCGTTCGACGTGGGTGGAGAACACGTCTGTCTGCTTCTCCGGTCGGACGGGACGGGCACCCGGGCAGAACTCGACGCCTTGCTCGACGACCTCCGGGCGGCGGGCGTCGAGGTCGAATCCGGGGAGCCCAACGAACGCTACGGGGCCTACGGCCGCGACTGGGCGGCGTACGTCCGCGACCCCGACGGCCGGCGGATCGAACTCAAGCTTCACTGA
- a CDS encoding DMT family transporter, translating to MPGADDVAVPPLAALGLAVLAISTSAILVRWSDAPNVIKALYRVGFTVGALVPLFDGEDRRSLEQVGRRDGTVAVGAGVALALHFVVWFESLEHTTVAASVTLVQAQPVFVAVGAWVLLGERVSRRSALGIGVALVGMIGLSFGPGLLAALDPTVAPAGDVTGAQYGNALALLGAVAVAAYYLAGRSLRRRLGVLPYVTVVYTACTFVLLVVAVARGLPLMAYPPHEWALFAAMALGPGVLGHTVVNWALGHLESHVVSVSLLGEPVGSTLLAVVLLAEVPTWGTLVGGTVVLAGIYVTASARRPVSEA from the coding sequence GTGCCCGGGGCAGACGACGTCGCCGTCCCGCCGCTTGCCGCACTCGGCCTCGCGGTCCTCGCGATCAGCACGAGTGCGATCCTGGTTCGCTGGAGCGACGCGCCGAACGTGATCAAGGCGCTGTACCGGGTGGGGTTCACCGTCGGCGCCCTCGTACCGCTCTTCGACGGCGAAGACCGGCGGTCGCTGGAGCAGGTCGGTCGACGCGACGGGACGGTAGCCGTCGGTGCCGGCGTCGCGCTCGCCCTCCACTTCGTGGTGTGGTTCGAGAGCCTCGAACACACGACCGTCGCCGCGAGCGTCACCCTCGTCCAGGCACAGCCGGTGTTCGTCGCCGTCGGCGCGTGGGTGCTCCTCGGAGAACGCGTGAGCCGACGGAGCGCGCTCGGTATCGGGGTCGCCCTGGTCGGGATGATCGGTCTCTCGTTCGGGCCCGGACTGCTCGCGGCGCTCGATCCGACGGTCGCGCCGGCCGGGGACGTGACGGGGGCCCAGTACGGCAACGCGCTCGCCCTCCTCGGCGCGGTGGCGGTGGCGGCGTACTACCTCGCCGGTCGGTCGCTGCGGCGGCGGCTGGGCGTGTTGCCGTACGTGACGGTCGTCTACACGGCCTGTACGTTCGTCTTGCTCGTCGTCGCCGTGGCACGGGGACTGCCGTTGATGGCGTATCCTCCCCACGAGTGGGCGCTGTTCGCGGCGATGGCGCTCGGCCCGGGCGTCCTCGGTCACACCGTCGTGAACTGGGCGCTCGGACACCTCGAGTCCCACGTCGTCAGCGTCTCCCTGCTCGGCGAACCCGTCGGGAGCACGCTCCTCGCGGTCGTCCTCCTGGCCGAGGTACCGACGTGGGGAACGCTCGTCGGGGGGACGGTCGTCCTCGCGGGCATCTACGTCACCGCGTCGGCACGGCGGCCGGTCAGTGAAGCTTGA
- a CDS encoding DUF1611 domain-containing protein, with protein sequence MSISLDPDDSVVVLAHGKFPERAKTAIGVLRYADYDVTAVLDRDRAGETVADHVPDVPDTPIVESMDAALDVADPDALVIGIAPIGGGFDESWRPDVRTAIEAECDVIAGLHYFLADDEEFAALAAERGVDLIDVRRPPEDLTVSEGRARDADAEVVLTVGTDCSTGKMTTTLELVAAARDRGIDAGFVPTGQTGIMIAGWGTPVDRVISDFAAGAVERMVLDAAPDHDVLFVEGQGTIVHPAYSGVTCSLLHGSMPDSLVMVHSAGRDVIHGYEDYAIPPVETYVDLYEGLAAPVAPTTVAAGALDTRTFDDDDVAAREAVDAYATALDAPATDPVRFGADEVLDALL encoded by the coding sequence ATGTCGATCTCACTCGACCCGGACGACTCGGTCGTCGTTCTCGCACACGGGAAGTTCCCCGAGCGGGCGAAGACGGCCATCGGCGTCCTCCGATACGCGGACTACGACGTGACGGCGGTTCTTGACCGTGATCGCGCCGGTGAGACGGTCGCCGACCACGTGCCCGACGTCCCCGATACCCCCATCGTCGAGAGTATGGACGCCGCCCTCGACGTGGCGGACCCGGACGCGCTGGTGATCGGAATCGCACCCATCGGCGGCGGCTTCGACGAATCCTGGCGCCCGGACGTGCGCACCGCCATCGAGGCGGAGTGTGACGTGATCGCCGGCCTGCATTACTTCCTCGCGGACGACGAGGAGTTCGCGGCGCTGGCCGCCGAGCGCGGCGTCGACCTGATCGACGTGCGGCGGCCGCCAGAGGATCTCACGGTGAGCGAGGGCCGCGCCCGCGACGCCGACGCCGAGGTGGTGTTGACCGTCGGCACCGACTGCTCGACCGGCAAGATGACGACGACGCTCGAACTCGTCGCCGCCGCCCGTGATCGGGGAATCGACGCCGGGTTCGTCCCGACGGGACAGACGGGGATCATGATCGCGGGCTGGGGGACCCCGGTCGACCGGGTTATCTCCGACTTCGCCGCCGGTGCCGTCGAGCGGATGGTCCTCGACGCCGCCCCCGACCACGACGTCCTCTTCGTCGAGGGGCAGGGGACGATCGTTCACCCCGCCTACTCCGGCGTCACCTGTAGCCTGCTCCACGGGTCGATGCCCGACTCGCTGGTGATGGTCCACAGCGCCGGCCGGGATGTCATCCACGGCTACGAGGACTACGCCATCCCGCCGGTAGAGACCTACGTCGACCTCTACGAGGGGCTCGCGGCGCCGGTCGCACCGACCACGGTGGCCGCCGGCGCGCTCGATACACGGACGTTCGACGACGACGACGTGGCGGCCCGTGAGGCCGTCGACGCGTACGCCACCGCCCTCGATGCGCCGGCGACCGATCCCGTCCGCTTCGGCGCCGACGAGGTGCTCGACGCTCTGCTATGA
- a CDS encoding dienelactone hydrolase family protein, with the protein MPTERIHLPDGRGLTASLDTHGEADAIVVACPPHPQHDGSRHDPRLEAVSGALPRRIDCLRFDYGPWDEGRGERADARTALEWAGDRYDAVGLFGYSFGGGIALLTAADSEPGIERPVAALSPTARLDDGSDVVDAVRRIDAPLWIGYGTRDDTVDAAAVADAAAERGGTVERFSADHFFVGQQRTVGERVATFLGDAL; encoded by the coding sequence GTGCCAACCGAACGCATTCACCTACCCGACGGTCGAGGGTTGACCGCCAGCCTCGATACGCACGGCGAGGCCGACGCCATCGTCGTCGCCTGCCCGCCTCACCCTCAGCACGATGGGAGTCGTCACGATCCCCGCCTCGAAGCGGTGAGCGGCGCCCTCCCCCGGCGGATCGACTGCCTCCGCTTCGACTACGGCCCGTGGGACGAGGGTCGCGGCGAGCGCGCCGACGCTCGGACGGCCCTGGAGTGGGCCGGCGACCGCTACGACGCGGTCGGTCTCTTCGGGTATAGCTTCGGTGGCGGGATCGCCCTGCTGACCGCCGCCGACTCCGAACCCGGGATCGAACGCCCCGTCGCGGCCCTCTCGCCGACCGCCAGGCTCGACGACGGGAGCGACGTGGTCGACGCCGTCCGTCGGATCGACGCCCCCCTGTGGATCGGGTACGGCACCCGTGACGACACCGTCGACGCCGCGGCCGTGGCCGACGCGGCGGCCGAACGCGGCGGGACGGTCGAGCGGTTCTCGGCCGATCACTTTTTTGTTGGCCAGCAACGGACGGTCGGGGAGCGCGTGGCCACGTTCCTCGGTGACGCGCTCTGA
- a CDS encoding PspA/IM30 family protein, protein MGILSRASYVVRSKLNALLNRAEDPTETLDYSYERMRDELQEVKQGIADLTTQKKRLEIQKRRLEENVDKHNEQAREAVRQDRDDLARRALEKKKEKMNQIEELEGQIADLQSTQDDLVEKKNELQSRIEEFRTKKETMKARYEAAEASTRVSEAMSGVGDEMSEVGQALERAEERTDDMEARAAAMDELQESGAFDDALSDEDEIDRQLEAGRTATEVDAELETLKSELGESTGAGGEAAAEDDVEAELDELRESEGEAEEEDDADTEESA, encoded by the coding sequence ATGGGAATACTCTCGCGGGCCTCCTACGTCGTCCGGTCGAAGCTCAACGCCCTCCTGAATCGGGCCGAGGACCCGACGGAGACGCTCGATTACTCCTACGAGCGGATGCGCGACGAGTTACAGGAGGTCAAACAGGGGATCGCCGACCTGACGACCCAGAAAAAGCGCCTGGAGATCCAGAAACGGCGACTGGAGGAGAACGTCGACAAGCACAACGAGCAGGCACGGGAGGCGGTCCGGCAGGACCGCGACGACCTGGCGCGGCGGGCGCTGGAAAAAAAGAAAGAGAAGATGAACCAGATCGAGGAGCTGGAGGGACAGATCGCCGACCTCCAGTCCACACAGGATGATCTGGTCGAGAAGAAAAACGAGCTACAGAGCCGGATCGAGGAGTTCCGCACGAAAAAGGAGACGATGAAGGCCAGATACGAGGCGGCGGAGGCGTCCACCCGCGTCTCGGAGGCGATGAGCGGCGTCGGCGACGAGATGAGCGAGGTCGGCCAGGCGCTGGAGCGCGCGGAGGAGCGGACCGACGATATGGAGGCCCGCGCGGCGGCGATGGACGAACTTCAGGAGTCGGGTGCCTTCGATGACGCCCTCTCCGACGAGGACGAGATCGACCGTCAACTGGAGGCCGGTCGGACGGCGACCGAGGTGGACGCGGAACTCGAGACGCTCAAAAGCGAACTGGGCGAGTCGACCGGAGCGGGCGGTGAGGCTGCGGCCGAAGACGACGTGGAGGCGGAACTCGACGAGTTGCGGGAGAGCGAGGGCGAGGCCGAGGAGGAAGACGACGCCGACACCGAGGAGTCGGCCTGA
- a CDS encoding isocitrate lyase/PEP mutase family protein, with protein sequence MDDTARRERLRELIEREEVAYLAGVHDSLSTKIACEYADVDAVQQSGYGTAASLLGYPDLNFTSLKETVDVVHSMVRAAGETPVVVDGDTGYGGVVNLPHTISEIERTGAAGVFIEDQATPKKCGLLEGKELIDADTMADKLAAAIEARSDDEFVVMARTDAYETEGIDDVVRRGNRYAEAGADVFMLGEVAPLEDLSTIAAGVDAPFYALGVEMDHDEFETWHPVAAYDEAGVSLVSDVAGMLQASIPAMQAYMDSMTKDGDHDEDLLPLNQVSSLLGVEEYEAFEATFGG encoded by the coding sequence ATGGACGACACGGCGCGCCGGGAACGGTTGCGGGAACTGATCGAGCGCGAAGAGGTCGCGTATCTCGCCGGCGTACACGATTCGTTGAGTACCAAGATCGCCTGTGAGTACGCCGACGTCGACGCAGTCCAACAGTCCGGCTACGGGACCGCCGCGAGTCTGCTCGGCTATCCGGATCTGAATTTCACCTCGTTGAAAGAGACCGTCGACGTCGTTCACAGTATGGTCCGTGCCGCCGGTGAGACGCCCGTCGTCGTCGACGGTGATACCGGGTACGGCGGCGTCGTCAATCTCCCACATACGATCTCGGAGATCGAGCGAACGGGGGCAGCCGGCGTGTTCATAGAGGACCAGGCGACGCCCAAAAAATGTGGACTGCTGGAAGGAAAAGAGTTGATCGACGCCGACACCATGGCGGACAAACTCGCGGCGGCCATCGAGGCCCGGAGCGACGACGAGTTCGTCGTCATGGCGCGGACGGACGCCTACGAAACGGAGGGGATCGACGACGTCGTTCGCCGTGGGAATCGCTACGCCGAGGCGGGCGCGGACGTGTTCATGCTGGGGGAAGTTGCCCCCCTCGAGGACCTCTCGACGATCGCCGCGGGCGTCGACGCTCCGTTCTACGCGCTGGGAGTCGAGATGGACCACGACGAGTTCGAAACCTGGCATCCGGTCGCGGCGTACGACGAGGCTGGGGTCTCCTTGGTGTCGGATGTCGCCGGTATGCTACAGGCGTCGATACCCGCCATGCAAGCGTACATGGACTCCATGACGAAGGACGGGGATCACGACGAGGATCTGCTCCCCCTGAACCAGGTGTCGTCGCTCCTCGGAGTCGAGGAGTACGAGGCGTTCGAAGCGACCTTCGGCGGGTGA